The following proteins are encoded in a genomic region of Candidatus Thermoplasmatota archaeon:
- a CDS encoding YkgJ family cysteine cluster protein produces the protein MELCKADIARLERRGYKKEDFSRPGTDGVPRLRNVGAYCFFYDHDRKRCREYARRPLGCVIYPVNLTVDGEVVIDRLCPEGDTLTAEESESKGQRLRALLDTIHLEACESLRPP, from the coding sequence ATGGAACTCTGCAAAGCGGACATCGCACGGTTGGAACGCCGTGGCTACAAGAAGGAGGATTTCTCGCGTCCGGGGACCGACGGAGTACCGAGGCTGCGCAATGTCGGCGCATACTGCTTCTTCTATGATCATGATCGGAAACGGTGTAGAGAGTACGCCCGTCGACCGCTCGGATGCGTCATCTACCCAGTCAATCTGACGGTCGATGGGGAGGTCGTCATTGACAGGCTGTGCCCTGAGGGTGACACACTAACGGCAGAGGAAAGCGAAAGCAAGGGCCAACGCCTCCGCGCGTTACTTGATACAATACACCTAGAAGCATGTGAATCATTGCGACCACCTTGA